A stretch of Anaeromyxobacter dehalogenans 2CP-1 DNA encodes these proteins:
- a CDS encoding DUF3857 domain-containing protein, with protein sequence MLARLAALLALCLAWTGSVRALSPLPPPTGLDPEAERAAAAVAALDRERRGPRGLAALAELDALADDLPELAHLAAAYARAADDREAHPEVRALARFRLAEVERARGNLQKEAASLQRLGFVARWRVLGPFDDEGKRGLAEAFPPEKAVDLAARYPGKVREVAWRALPDDAVVDGFVHLGAALRPAREVVAYALAEVEAPREVEARLWLGASGAARVWVNGAVVLTDADYHPARLDQRAVGVTLRRGANRILVKLCHQDGRMGFYLRLADARGEGLELAAADPRGAALHEVPAPGPTAPVPPAVAALEQRAKAARGARAEAEARLELARVLAARQGGDVQERRAAAEARRAALLAPGWVEAQLEAAALEEDHGRRRQRIEAALAAAPEDSRALRALGQEELDQGRPQAAARLLERAVRAAPGWAAPRVELAEALSRAGLEARGALLAEATASAFATVPSAVRAAARSARRLGRTEEASARSRTLVALRFDDAQTRAALAQILADRGDVAGARALLEEALRLDPSDAYQRLRLGDLLAASGRGEEAERAYAAALALAPDEPDAWERRGRARLSQGRVKDAQADLQRALELRPQSPELKLLVRSLEPAREPFERPYLLDARALAAAAPAPEPDEDALVLGELKVTRVLPSGLSSTYTQTVVKVLTPRGADQARRQTVSWSPDRQEVRVERARILKPDGTVIEAHDESERSASEPWYRLYYDLTARTLSFPALAPGDVLEVAWRLEDVAGENLLSDYFGDLTFVDDTTRKARFEYVLLVPAARAIHANAPAGIAHAQRTLPGEVVEHRWSARDLPRVVPEPGMPGWSEVSRHVHVSTYASWDQVARFYWGLVKDAVRPTPEVRAEAERIAAEVLRARRGEGTRVARAQAAASALPPPGGWDLETQRALTRAVYDFVVSQTRYVGLEFGIHGYKPYRVDQVLQRRFGDCKDKASLLRAMLESIGIDARLVLLRMRRLGRLPEAPASLAVFNHAIVYVPALDLWLDGTAAYSGSGDLPGEDRGATVLVVNPDGKPRFATVPEALPEQNRGETRFDVALAADGSAAVRGAWRVTGAEAPTYRRAYLVEEQRRAQLEQSFNRSFPGVRVASVTASDLTRLEDDVTMQFALEVPRFARPDGAGLRFSPFGAARGWGESWAALSSRRHDLDLGSPAETVFTYRHTLPAGWRIAELPDGDAARTPYASFEVRYRREGAALVAEARVRLEKGRIPARDYPAFRDLTSRIDRAFARKVRIVPAEEAAR encoded by the coding sequence ATGCTCGCACGCCTCGCCGCCCTGCTCGCGCTCTGCCTCGCCTGGACGGGGTCCGTCCGCGCGCTGTCGCCGCTCCCGCCGCCCACGGGCCTCGACCCCGAGGCGGAGCGCGCCGCCGCGGCGGTGGCGGCGCTCGACCGCGAGCGTCGCGGGCCCCGCGGCCTCGCCGCGCTGGCCGAGCTGGACGCGCTCGCCGACGACCTGCCCGAGCTCGCCCACCTCGCCGCTGCCTACGCCCGGGCCGCCGACGACCGCGAGGCGCACCCGGAGGTCCGCGCGCTGGCGCGCTTCCGGCTCGCCGAGGTGGAGCGCGCCCGCGGCAACCTGCAGAAGGAGGCGGCCAGCCTGCAGCGGCTCGGCTTCGTCGCGCGCTGGCGGGTGCTCGGGCCGTTCGACGACGAGGGCAAGCGCGGGCTCGCCGAGGCGTTCCCGCCCGAGAAGGCCGTGGACCTCGCCGCCCGGTACCCGGGCAAGGTGCGCGAGGTGGCCTGGCGTGCGCTGCCGGACGACGCGGTGGTGGACGGGTTCGTCCACCTGGGCGCGGCGCTGCGCCCGGCCCGCGAGGTGGTGGCGTACGCGCTCGCCGAGGTCGAGGCGCCGCGCGAGGTCGAGGCCCGGCTCTGGCTCGGCGCGAGCGGCGCGGCGCGGGTCTGGGTGAACGGCGCGGTGGTGCTCACCGACGCGGACTACCACCCGGCCCGGCTCGACCAGCGCGCGGTGGGGGTGACGCTCCGGCGCGGCGCGAACCGGATCCTGGTGAAGCTCTGCCACCAGGACGGCCGCATGGGCTTCTACCTCCGGCTCGCCGACGCGCGCGGCGAGGGGCTGGAGCTGGCGGCCGCGGATCCGCGCGGCGCCGCGCTCCACGAGGTCCCCGCCCCCGGGCCGACCGCGCCGGTGCCGCCCGCGGTGGCGGCGCTGGAGCAGCGGGCGAAGGCCGCCCGCGGCGCGCGCGCCGAGGCGGAGGCCCGGCTCGAGCTGGCGCGGGTGCTGGCGGCGCGGCAGGGCGGGGACGTGCAGGAACGGCGGGCGGCGGCCGAGGCGCGCCGCGCGGCGCTGCTCGCGCCGGGCTGGGTGGAGGCGCAGCTCGAGGCGGCGGCGCTGGAAGAGGACCACGGACGCCGGCGGCAGCGCATCGAGGCGGCGCTCGCGGCGGCGCCGGAGGATTCGCGGGCGCTGCGGGCGCTCGGGCAGGAGGAGCTGGATCAGGGCCGCCCGCAGGCGGCGGCCCGGCTGCTCGAGCGCGCGGTGCGGGCCGCGCCTGGCTGGGCGGCGCCGCGCGTGGAGCTCGCCGAGGCGCTCTCCCGGGCCGGCCTGGAGGCGCGCGGCGCGCTGCTCGCGGAGGCGACCGCGTCCGCGTTCGCCACGGTGCCCTCCGCGGTGCGGGCCGCGGCGCGGTCGGCGCGGCGCCTGGGCCGCACCGAGGAGGCGTCGGCGCGCAGCCGCACGCTCGTCGCGCTCCGGTTCGACGACGCGCAGACGCGCGCCGCGCTGGCGCAGATCCTGGCCGATCGCGGCGACGTGGCCGGCGCGCGGGCGCTGCTCGAGGAGGCGCTGCGCCTCGATCCCTCCGACGCGTACCAGCGGCTGCGGCTCGGCGACCTGCTCGCGGCGAGCGGGCGCGGGGAGGAGGCGGAGCGCGCCTACGCCGCGGCGCTCGCCCTCGCGCCGGACGAGCCGGACGCGTGGGAGCGGCGCGGCCGCGCGCGGCTCTCGCAGGGCCGGGTGAAGGACGCGCAGGCCGACCTGCAGCGCGCGCTGGAGCTCCGGCCGCAGAGCCCGGAGCTGAAGCTCCTGGTGCGGAGCCTCGAGCCGGCGCGCGAGCCGTTCGAGCGCCCCTACCTGCTCGACGCGCGCGCGCTGGCCGCGGCCGCCCCGGCGCCCGAGCCGGACGAGGACGCGCTGGTGCTGGGCGAGCTGAAGGTCACGCGGGTGCTGCCCTCGGGCCTCTCCTCCACGTACACCCAGACCGTGGTGAAGGTGCTGACGCCCCGCGGCGCCGACCAGGCGCGCCGGCAGACCGTGTCCTGGTCGCCGGACCGGCAGGAGGTGCGGGTGGAGCGCGCGCGCATCCTGAAGCCGGACGGGACGGTGATCGAGGCGCACGACGAGTCCGAGCGGAGCGCGAGCGAGCCCTGGTACCGGCTCTACTACGACCTGACCGCGCGCACGCTCTCGTTCCCGGCGCTCGCGCCCGGCGACGTGCTGGAGGTGGCCTGGCGGCTCGAGGACGTGGCCGGGGAGAACCTGCTCTCCGACTACTTCGGCGACCTCACCTTCGTGGACGACACCACCCGCAAGGCGCGCTTCGAGTACGTGCTGCTCGTGCCGGCCGCGCGCGCCATCCACGCGAACGCGCCCGCCGGGATCGCGCACGCGCAGCGCACGCTGCCCGGCGAGGTGGTCGAGCACCGCTGGTCCGCCCGCGACCTGCCCCGCGTCGTGCCCGAGCCGGGCATGCCGGGCTGGAGCGAGGTGTCGCGCCACGTCCACGTCTCCACGTACGCGAGCTGGGACCAGGTGGCCCGCTTCTACTGGGGGCTGGTGAAGGACGCGGTGCGCCCCACCCCGGAGGTGCGGGCCGAGGCCGAGCGGATCGCGGCCGAGGTGCTGCGGGCTCGGCGCGGCGAGGGCACGCGCGTGGCGCGCGCGCAGGCCGCTGCGAGCGCGCTGCCGCCGCCCGGCGGCTGGGACCTCGAGACGCAGCGCGCGCTCACCCGCGCCGTCTACGACTTCGTGGTCTCGCAGACCCGTTACGTGGGGCTGGAGTTCGGCATCCACGGCTACAAGCCGTACCGGGTGGACCAGGTGCTGCAGCGCCGCTTCGGCGACTGCAAGGACAAGGCGAGCCTGCTGCGCGCCATGCTGGAGTCGATCGGGATCGACGCGCGACTGGTGCTGCTGCGCATGCGCCGGCTCGGCCGCCTCCCCGAGGCGCCCGCGTCGCTGGCGGTGTTCAACCACGCCATCGTGTACGTGCCGGCGCTCGATCTGTGGCTGGACGGCACCGCCGCCTACTCCGGCTCCGGAGACCTGCCCGGCGAGGACCGCGGCGCCACCGTGCTGGTGGTGAACCCGGACGGCAAGCCGCGCTTCGCCACCGTGCCGGAGGCGCTCCCCGAGCAGAACCGCGGCGAGACCCGCTTCGACGTGGCCCTCGCCGCCGACGGCTCCGCCGCGGTCCGCGGCGCCTGGCGCGTCACCGGCGCGGAGGCGCCCACCTACCGCCGCGCCTACCTGGTGGAGGAGCAGCGGCGCGCCCAGCTCGAGCAGAGCTTCAACCGCAGCTTCCCCGGCGTGCGCGTCGCCTCCGTGACCGCCTCCGACCTCACCCGCCTGGAGGACGACGTCACCATGCAGTTCGCGCTGGAGGTCCCCCGCTTCGCCCGGCCCGACGGCGCCGGCCTGCGCTTCTCGCCGTTCGGCGCGGCGCGCGGCTGGGGCGAGAGCTGGGCCGCGCTCTCCTCGCGGCGGCACGACCTCGACCTGGGCAGCCCCGCCGAGACGGTGTTCACGTACCGTCACACGCTGCCCGCCGGCTGGCGGATCGCCGAGCTGCCCGACGGCGACGCGGCGAGGACCCCCTACGCCAGCTTCGAGGTCCGCTACCGCCGCGAGGGCGCGGCGCTCGTGGCGGAGGCGCGCGTCCGGCTGGAGAAGGGGCGCATCCCGGCCCGCGACTACCCCGCCTTCCGCGACCTGACCTCGCGCATCGACCGGGCCTTCGCGCGCAAGGTGCGCATCGTCCCGGCCGAGGAGGCGGCGCGATGA
- the gpmI gene encoding 2,3-bisphosphoglycerate-independent phosphoglycerate mutase, whose protein sequence is MPKTKPVLLVVLDGWGIRAAREANAIAIAGTPNMDALQREFPHAALETSGLSVGLPEGQMGNSEVGHTNLGAGRIVYQDLVRINRAVEDGSFYKNDALLLACRRAREAGGALHLLGLVSDGGVHSHVEHLHACLELARREGVARAYVHAFMDGRDTPPKSGLDYLAAVERRLAATGYGKVATVTGRYWAMDRDKRWDRVAQAYAALVSGEGFKAASGTAAMEAAYARGETDEFVKPTVVVNGDGKPVGAIRDGDAILFFNFRADRAREITRAFTQDGFHDFERKAVPRLSAYVCMTQYDETFTLPVAYAPQDLTEIFPEIVARAGLRQLRTAETEKYAHVTFFFNGGRETVFQNEDRILVPSPRDVKTYDEKPEMSAREVTDKLVQALGTGQYGFTLVNYANPDMVGHTGLLDAAVKAVRVVDECVGRLWQAARKQGMAMLVTADHGNCEMMTDPVTGQPHTAHTLNPVPFILADPDLRGAKLREKGVLADVAPTALQVMGLPQPKEMKGLGLVIR, encoded by the coding sequence GTGCCGAAGACGAAGCCCGTCCTCCTCGTCGTTCTCGACGGCTGGGGGATCCGCGCAGCGCGCGAGGCGAACGCGATCGCGATCGCCGGAACCCCGAACATGGACGCGCTCCAGCGCGAGTTCCCGCACGCCGCCCTGGAGACGAGCGGCCTGTCGGTCGGCCTGCCCGAGGGGCAGATGGGCAACTCCGAGGTGGGCCACACCAACCTCGGCGCCGGCCGGATCGTCTACCAGGACCTGGTCCGCATCAACCGCGCCGTCGAGGACGGCAGCTTCTACAAGAACGACGCGCTGCTGCTCGCCTGCCGCCGCGCGCGCGAGGCCGGCGGCGCCCTGCACCTGCTCGGTCTGGTGTCCGACGGCGGGGTCCACAGCCACGTGGAGCACCTCCACGCCTGCCTGGAGCTGGCCCGCCGCGAGGGCGTGGCCCGCGCGTACGTCCACGCGTTCATGGACGGCCGCGACACGCCGCCCAAGTCCGGCCTCGACTACCTCGCCGCGGTGGAGCGCCGCCTCGCCGCCACCGGCTACGGCAAGGTGGCCACCGTGACCGGCCGCTACTGGGCCATGGACCGCGACAAGCGCTGGGACCGCGTGGCGCAGGCCTACGCGGCCCTGGTCTCGGGCGAGGGCTTCAAGGCCGCGTCCGGCACCGCCGCGATGGAGGCGGCCTACGCGCGCGGCGAGACCGACGAGTTCGTGAAGCCCACCGTGGTCGTGAACGGCGACGGGAAGCCGGTGGGCGCGATCCGCGACGGCGACGCCATCCTGTTCTTCAACTTCCGCGCCGACCGCGCCCGCGAGATCACGCGCGCGTTCACGCAGGACGGGTTCCACGACTTCGAGCGCAAGGCCGTGCCCCGGCTCTCGGCGTACGTGTGCATGACCCAGTACGACGAGACGTTCACGCTGCCGGTCGCGTACGCCCCCCAGGACCTCACCGAGATCTTCCCGGAGATCGTGGCGCGCGCCGGGCTGCGGCAGCTCCGCACCGCCGAGACCGAGAAGTACGCGCACGTGACGTTCTTCTTCAACGGCGGGCGCGAGACCGTCTTCCAGAACGAGGACCGCATCCTCGTGCCGAGCCCCCGCGACGTGAAGACGTACGACGAGAAGCCGGAGATGAGCGCGCGCGAGGTCACCGACAAGCTGGTCCAGGCGCTCGGCACCGGCCAGTACGGCTTCACGCTGGTGAACTACGCCAACCCGGACATGGTCGGCCACACCGGCCTGCTCGACGCGGCGGTGAAGGCGGTGCGGGTGGTGGACGAGTGCGTGGGCCGGCTCTGGCAGGCGGCCCGCAAGCAGGGCATGGCCATGCTCGTCACCGCCGACCACGGCAACTGCGAGATGATGACCGACCCGGTGACCGGCCAGCCGCACACCGCGCACACGCTCAACCCGGTGCCGTTCATCCTCGCCGATCCGGACCTCCGCGGCGCGAAGCTCCGCGAGAAGGGCGTGCTCGCCGACGTGGCCCCCACCGCGCTGCAGGTGATGGGGCTCCCGCAGCCGAAGGAGATGAAGGGCCTCGGCCTCGTGATCCGCTAG
- a CDS encoding S8 family serine peptidase, giving the protein MTRLRTPAALALSLAALACGGGGSDSPPLPTAFTLSGHIAATAGQDVDRDVADTSTTRTPNDSAAQAQPLASVTTLGGWASAAAGAYDTGLPYPADPQDWYRATLEAGQTVVLEVADTAATFELCLFSADGTTSISCASSGTGTPVLTVPAAATYLVRVRAASGLSNYALTLGVNGAAAVAGAAPHLALPFVPGELVVRFRDDTLGVAAAGDLRQRAAALGLTALAGARGRAALLSMSGPEARARALAALGVEPLAPDALGAGADPVLAEKWDTLRAIAALRRRADVESADPNFVFQPARVPTDTYYKYQWHYPLISLPQAWDVTTGVAGAVVAVVDTGVFLAHPDLSGQLVTGYDFIRDPTMANDGNGIDPNPDDPGDAATPGGSSWHGTHVAGTVAARADGSGVVGVAWDARVMPLRALGVGGGTSYDIVQAVSYAAGLANDSGTVPATRAAVVNLSLGCQGCFSSTEQAVYNAARNAGVIVVAAAGNEASSAPGYPAAYAGVLSVSAVDMKGAKAPYSNTGSTVDLAAPGGNTAVDLDGNGYADGVLSTLVKDTTGTREPIYAFYQGTSMAAPHVAGVMALVKSVCPSLAPAAVDQLLQEGQLTRDLGTPGRDDTFGWGLVDALKAVQAAATSCGAPLPPSLSVTPGRLDFGPADATLQLQAAKVGEGALTVTAVSDDAAWLTVTAPGVDASGLGAYAAAVDRTGLADGRYAAKITFTPSVGDPVVIPVTLQVGAAAAAGDAGYLYALLVREGVSGPELVKQWSGAASGGSYAFRFDGVSAGTYYLVAGSDMNNDGYICDAGESCGAWPTLGVLTPLGASGPRSDLDFSVAFDPAVAPVGAAAGAPVGARGLARQPATKGVAGLR; this is encoded by the coding sequence ATGACGCGCCTCCGCACGCCCGCCGCGCTCGCCCTGTCCCTCGCCGCCCTCGCCTGCGGCGGCGGCGGGAGCGACTCGCCGCCGCTGCCCACCGCCTTCACGCTGTCCGGCCACATCGCGGCCACCGCCGGGCAGGACGTGGACCGGGACGTGGCGGACACGTCGACCACGCGGACGCCCAACGACTCGGCCGCGCAGGCGCAGCCGCTCGCGTCGGTGACCACGCTGGGCGGCTGGGCCAGCGCGGCGGCCGGCGCCTACGACACGGGGCTCCCCTACCCGGCGGATCCGCAGGACTGGTACCGGGCCACCCTCGAGGCAGGGCAGACCGTGGTGCTGGAGGTCGCCGACACCGCCGCCACGTTCGAGCTCTGCCTGTTCTCCGCCGACGGCACGACCAGCATCTCCTGCGCCAGCTCGGGCACGGGGACGCCGGTGCTCACGGTGCCCGCGGCCGCCACCTACCTCGTCCGCGTCCGCGCGGCGAGCGGCCTCTCCAACTACGCGCTCACCCTGGGCGTGAACGGCGCTGCGGCGGTCGCCGGCGCGGCGCCGCACCTGGCGCTCCCGTTCGTGCCCGGGGAGCTGGTGGTCCGCTTCCGCGACGACACACTCGGGGTCGCCGCCGCCGGCGACCTGCGGCAGCGCGCCGCCGCGCTGGGCCTCACCGCGCTGGCGGGCGCCCGCGGCCGGGCCGCGCTGCTCTCCATGTCCGGCCCCGAGGCGCGCGCGCGCGCCCTCGCCGCGCTCGGCGTCGAGCCGCTCGCGCCGGATGCGCTCGGCGCCGGCGCCGATCCGGTGCTGGCCGAGAAGTGGGACACGCTCCGCGCCATCGCGGCGCTGCGCCGCCGGGCCGACGTGGAGAGCGCCGATCCCAACTTCGTGTTCCAGCCGGCGAGGGTCCCGACCGACACGTACTACAAGTACCAGTGGCACTACCCGCTCATCTCGCTGCCGCAGGCCTGGGACGTCACCACGGGCGTCGCGGGCGCGGTGGTGGCGGTGGTGGACACCGGCGTGTTCCTCGCGCACCCCGACCTCTCCGGCCAGCTCGTGACCGGCTACGACTTCATCCGCGATCCCACCATGGCGAACGACGGGAACGGCATCGATCCGAACCCGGACGACCCGGGCGACGCGGCCACGCCGGGCGGCAGCTCCTGGCACGGCACCCACGTCGCGGGCACGGTGGCCGCGCGCGCGGACGGCTCGGGCGTGGTGGGCGTGGCGTGGGACGCGCGGGTGATGCCGCTCCGCGCGCTCGGCGTGGGCGGCGGGACCTCCTACGACATCGTGCAGGCGGTGAGCTACGCGGCCGGCCTCGCCAACGACTCCGGCACGGTTCCGGCCACGCGGGCCGCGGTGGTCAACCTGAGCCTCGGCTGCCAGGGCTGCTTCTCGTCCACCGAGCAGGCCGTCTACAACGCCGCGCGCAACGCGGGGGTCATCGTGGTCGCCGCGGCGGGCAACGAGGCGTCGTCCGCGCCGGGCTACCCGGCCGCGTACGCGGGCGTGCTCTCGGTGAGCGCGGTCGACATGAAGGGCGCGAAGGCGCCGTACTCGAACACCGGCAGCACCGTGGACCTCGCCGCGCCGGGCGGCAACACCGCGGTGGACCTCGACGGGAACGGCTACGCCGACGGCGTGCTCTCCACGCTCGTGAAGGACACCACCGGCACCCGCGAGCCCATCTACGCGTTCTACCAGGGCACCTCGATGGCCGCGCCGCACGTGGCCGGCGTCATGGCGCTCGTGAAGTCGGTCTGCCCGAGCCTTGCCCCCGCGGCGGTGGATCAGCTGCTGCAGGAGGGACAGCTCACCCGCGACCTCGGGACGCCCGGCCGCGACGACACGTTCGGCTGGGGCCTCGTCGACGCGCTGAAGGCGGTGCAGGCGGCAGCGACGAGCTGCGGCGCGCCGCTGCCGCCCTCGCTGTCGGTGACCCCGGGGCGGCTCGACTTCGGGCCGGCCGACGCCACGCTGCAGCTCCAGGCGGCGAAGGTGGGCGAGGGCGCGCTCACCGTGACCGCGGTCTCCGACGACGCCGCCTGGCTCACCGTCACGGCGCCCGGCGTGGACGCGAGCGGCCTCGGCGCGTACGCCGCCGCCGTGGACCGGACCGGCCTCGCCGACGGCCGCTACGCCGCCAAGATCACCTTCACGCCGTCGGTGGGTGACCCGGTGGTCATCCCGGTGACGCTGCAGGTCGGCGCCGCCGCGGCGGCCGGCGACGCCGGCTACCTCTACGCGCTGCTCGTCCGCGAGGGCGTGAGCGGCCCGGAGCTCGTGAAGCAGTGGAGCGGCGCGGCGTCGGGCGGCAGCTACGCCTTCCGCTTCGACGGCGTCTCCGCGGGCACCTACTACCTCGTGGCCGGCAGCGACATGAACAACGACGGCTACATCTGCGACGCGGGCGAGTCCTGCGGCGCCTGGCCGACGCTGGGCGTCCTCACGCCGCTCGGCGCGAGCGGCCCGCGCTCCGACCTCGACTTCAGCGTCGCGTTCGACCCGGCCGTCGCCCCGGTGGGCGCGGCCGCGGGCGCGCCGGTGGGCGCCCGGGGCCTGGCGCGGCAGCCGGCGACGAAGGGCGTGGCCGGGCTGCGCTAG
- a CDS encoding ComF family protein translates to MLRAAVRALLDLVYPPRCAACGEPVAEEPFCEVCAGALEPVPPGCDRCGAPGPGPACGACLAAPPAFDVVRAGGLFGGPLADAVHALKYGGRPDLARPLGAWLAARVPLPPGAAVVSVPLGRARRIARGYDQAALLADALARAAGARGRRLRGVLRRARETAPQVGLGRAERARNVEGAFLAGPAVAGRDLVLVDDVVTTGATADAAARALRAAGARSVTVVALARAE, encoded by the coding sequence ATGCTCCGCGCCGCCGTCCGCGCCCTGCTCGACCTCGTCTACCCGCCCCGCTGCGCCGCCTGCGGCGAGCCGGTGGCCGAGGAGCCGTTCTGCGAGGTGTGCGCCGGCGCGCTCGAGCCGGTCCCGCCGGGCTGCGACCGCTGCGGCGCGCCCGGGCCGGGGCCGGCCTGCGGCGCGTGCCTGGCCGCCCCGCCCGCGTTCGACGTGGTCCGGGCAGGCGGGCTGTTCGGAGGGCCGCTCGCCGACGCGGTGCACGCGCTGAAGTACGGCGGCCGGCCGGACCTCGCGCGGCCGCTGGGCGCCTGGCTCGCGGCGCGCGTCCCGCTCCCGCCGGGCGCCGCGGTGGTGTCGGTCCCGCTCGGCCGCGCCCGCCGCATCGCGCGTGGCTACGACCAGGCGGCGCTGCTCGCCGACGCGCTGGCGCGCGCCGCCGGCGCCCGGGGCCGCCGCCTGCGCGGGGTGCTCCGCCGCGCCCGCGAGACGGCGCCGCAGGTGGGCCTGGGCCGCGCCGAGCGCGCCCGCAACGTGGAGGGCGCGTTCCTGGCCGGCCCGGCGGTGGCCGGCCGCGACCTGGTGCTCGTGGACGACGTCGTCACCACCGGCGCGACCGCCGACGCGGCGGCGCGCGCGCTCCGGGCGGCGGGCGCCCGGTCGGTCACGGTGGTCGCGCTCGCCCGGGCCGAGTGA